The Arachis ipaensis cultivar K30076 chromosome B07, Araip1.1, whole genome shotgun sequence genome includes a window with the following:
- the LOC107609627 gene encoding epidermal growth factor receptor substrate 15 yields MAAPPNMDQFEAYFRRADLDGDGRISGAEAVSFFMGSNLPKPVLAQVWNYADQAKTGFLGRNEFYNALRLVTVAQSKRDLTPDIVKAALYGPAAAKIPAPQINLAALPPPRQNAVAPAASMPQMGVTALRPNAVAPAVSMPQMGVTAPRPNSVAPAASMPQMGVTAPHPNSISSAASMTMGVTAPTSTQGFAYRGQGFPGPAANQQYFPSQLGPTMRPPQSMPATSAPRPQQGVVGPDISKGVNVASHNLSNPSISSGWNSGGPGTVAARPGGLAPSLPLSTSTPPLAPVSPMSQPTTVNTRALSVSGNGFSSNSVLRNDLFSTTSSTLKQDPAGQSFSFSSSPASSAIVPVSSGAQPATKKNALDSLQSAFSMQPVGSQFQRGQSASHPSQQISPPASASHPSQQISPPASSPHASSGISAGLGNTNSDNSQQSWPKMKPSDVQKYTRVFMEVDTDRDGKITGEQARSLFLSWRLPIDVLKKVWDLSDQDNDSMLSLKEFCYALYLMERYREGHSLPPTLPHNVMFDETLLSMLGHPKIPHGGAAWGIRPGFQQQQGTPGARPVAPIAGLRPLVQGTSVQVSGNMLPNQQKSGAPVLEDSFMNRTNNGEQHMPKPQDATTTEKAEEAENVILDSKEKLEYYRNKMQELVLYKSRCDNRLNEITERASADKREAELLSKKYEEKYKQVAEIASKLTVEEAKFRDIQERKVELQQAIVKMEQGGSADGILQVRADRIQSDLEELFKALAERCKKHGIDVKSIAMVQLPTGWQPGIAEGAALWDEDWDKFEDEGFANDLTFAKHASPKSKPTFVKGEQNFPDDNSAYGSPVNANGKQETAINGDYAVEDESYTHSEDGFARSPRGSPAGRTTVEDSPFVKSPRGDAETRSFDESTWGAFDNNDDVDSVWNFPGTKDSDGDFFKSGDFGINPIRTGSTHADGMFQAKSPFTFDDSVPATPLSKFSNSPRYRNSTFDDSVPATPLSKFGNSPRYSEAGDFFETSRFDSRFDSFSMHDGGFSPQPEGFTRFDSFSSSKDFGYSSENFTRSDSMSSNRDFGLNNDKFARFDSISSSRDVGFNNDKFSRFDSISSSSQDFGYHPETFTRFDSMSSSSKDFGHARFDSISSTKDLGHSSAFSFDDTDPFGSSGPFKVSSDTNSSKKGSDNWSAF; encoded by the exons ATGGCAGCACCACCTAACATGGATCAGTTCGAAGCGTATTTCAGGAGAGCGGATTTAGATGGTGATGGAAGAATCAGTGGAGCTGAAGCTGTCTCGTTCTTCATGGGATCCAATTTGCCCAAACCCGTCCTTGCTCAG GTATGGAATTATGCTGATCAGGCCAAAACTGGTTTCCTTGGGAGGAATGAGTTTTACAATGCTCTGAGATTGGTAACTGTTGCTCAGAGTAAGCGAGATTTGACGCCTGATATCGTGAAGGCCGCATTATATGGTCCTGCTGCTGCAAAAATCCCTGCGCCTCAGATCAATCTTGCCGCATTACCCCCACCACGCCAGAATGCAGTAGCTCCTGCTGCATCAATGCCGCAGATGGGTGTCACCGCACTACGCCCAAATGCGGTAGCTCCTGCGGTTTCAATGCCGCAGATGGGTGTAACTGCTCCACGCCCGAATTCGGTAGCTCCTGCAGCTTCAATGCCACAGATGGGGGTGACTGCACCGCATCCGAATTCGATTTCGTCTGCAGCTTCAATGACGATGGGTGTAACTGCACCAACATCAACCCAAGGTTTTGCCTACAGAGGGCAAGGATTTCCTGGTCCTGCTGCTAACCAGCAATATTTTCCTTCCCAGCTGGGTCCGACCATGAGACCGCCTCAATCTATGCCAGCTACTAGCGCTCCCCGCCCACAACAGGGGGTTGTAGGCCCGGATATTTCTAAAGGAGTTAATGTGGCTAGCCACAATCTCTCTAATCCTAGCATCTCAAGTGGTTGGAATAGTGGAGGTCCTGGTACAGTTGCTGCTAGGCCTGGAGGACTAGCTCCATCACTTCCCTTATCAACGTCAACACCACCACTCGCTCCTGTTTCACCAATGTCCCAGCCAACAACTGTCAACACAAGAGCGTTATCTGTTTCTGGAAATGGTTTCTCTTCCAATTCAGTCTTGAGAAATGATTTATTCTCAACCACATCATCCACACTGAAACAAGATCCGGCTGGACAGAGTTTTTCATTTAGCAGTTCACCTGCTTCCTCAGCCATTGTTCCAGTGTCTAGTGGTGCCCAACCTGCAACAAAGAAGAATGCTCTTGATTCACTGCAGAGTGCATTCTCAATGCAGCCTGTGGGTAGTCAATTTCAGCGAGGACAGTCTGCTTCACATCCAAGCCAGCAGATTTCACCACCTGCTTCTGCTTCACACCCTAGCCAGCAGATTTCACCACCTGCTTCTTCTCCCCATGCATCATCTGGGATATCAGCTGGACTTGGAAATACTAATTCTGACAATTCACAGCAGTCTTGGCCAAAAATGAAACCTTCTGATGTGCAGAAGTATACAAGGGTGTTTATGGAAGTTGACACTGATAGGGATGGAAAAATCACAGGGGAGCAGGCCCGCAGTCTATTTTTAAGTTGGAGATTACCTATTG ATGTCTTAAAGAAGGTGTGGGACTTATCTGATCAGGATAATGATAGTATGCTTTCTTTGAAAGAGTTTTGTTATGCTCTTTATTTGATGGAGAGGTACAGGGAAGGTCACTCTCTTCCGCCAACCCTTCCACATAATGTCATGTTTGATGAGACACTATTGTCTATGTTGGGCCATCCTAAAATTCCTCATGGAGGTGCTGCTTGGGGTATACGCCCAG GTTTTCAGCAGCAACAAGGGACGCCAGGTGCTCGGCCGGTGGCACCAATAGCTGGTTTGAGGCCGCTGGTTCAAGGAACTTCTGTCCAGGTTAGTGGCAATATGCTGCCCAATCAGCAAAAGTCGGGTGCTCCTGTGTTGGAGGATTCCTTTATGAATCGCACAAATAATGGTGAGCAGCATATGCCAAAGCCTCAAGATGCAACTACTACAGAGAAG GCTGAAGAAGCAGAGAATGTGATTTTGGATTCAAAAGAGAAGTTGGAATACTACCGCAACAAAATGCAGGAACTG GTTCTATATAAAAGCAGATGTGATAATAGACTGAATGAGATTACAGAAAGGGCATCTGCGGACAAACGTGAG GCAGAGTTGTTAAGCAAGAAATATGAAGAGAAGTACAAACAGGTAGCAGAAATAGCATCCAAATTGACTGTTGAAGAAGCTAAATTTCGTGATATACAG GAAAGGAAGGTGGAGTTGCAGCAAGCCATTGTCAAAATGGAACAAGGAGGCAGTGCAGATGGTATTCTTCAG GTCCGGGCTGATCGCATACAGTCAGATCTTGAGGAGTTATTTAAGGCTTTGGCTGAACGATGCAAGAAACATGGGATAGATGTGAAGTCAATTGCAATGGTTCAGCTTCCTACCG GATGGCAACCTGGGATTGCAGAGGGAGCAGCTCTTTGGGATGAAGATTGGGATAAATTTGAAGATGAAG GATTTGCCAATGATCTCACTTTTGCAAAACATGCATCTCCAAAATCAAAACCCACCTTCGTTAAAGGAGAGCAAAATTTCCCTGATGACAATTCAGCTTATGGTTCACCTGTGAATGCAAATGGGAAGCAAGAAACTGCTATTAATGGTGATTATGCAGTTGAAGATGAATCTTATACACACAGTGAAGATGGCTTTGCAAGAAGCCCTCGTGGTAGTCCAGCTGGAAGGACTACTGTGGAAGACAGTCCATTTGTGAAAAGTCCTCGAGGAGATGCAGAAACTAG AAGTTTTGATGAATCGACTTGGGGTGCATTCGACAATAATGACGATGTAGACTCTGTGTGGAATTTTCCTGGTACCAAG GACTCTGATGGAGATTTCTTCAAATCTGGTGACTTTGGTATTAACCCAATTAGAACAGGATCTACACATGCAGATGGCATGTTCCAGGCCAAGAGCCCATTTACTTTTGATGATTCGGTGCCTGCAACTCCACTTTCCAAGTTCAGCAACTCTCCGAGATACAGAAACTCCACTTTTGATGATTCAGTACCTGCAACTCCACTTTCCAAGTTTGGCAACTCTCCAAGGTACAGTGAGGCAGGGGATTTCTTTGAGACATCAAGGTTTGATTCAAGGTTCGATTCCTTCAGCATGCATGATGGTGGGTTTTCTCCACAACCAGAGGGGTTTACAAGATTTGATTCCTTTAGTAGCAGCAAGGATTTTGGCTACAGTAGTGAGAATTTCACAAGGTCCGATTCTATGAGTAGCAATAGAGATTTTGGCTTAAATAATGATAAATTTGCAAGGTTTGATTCCATTAGTAGCAGCAGAGATGTTGGGTTCAATAATGACAAATTTTCTAGGTTTGATTCCATAAGTAGCAGCAGCCAAGACTTCGGCTACCATCCTGAGACGTTCACAAGGTTTGATTCCATGAGTAGCAGCAGCAAAGATTTCGGGCATGCAAGGTTTGATTCAATTAGTAGCACCAAGGACTTAGGCCACAGCAGTGCATTCTCTTTCGATGACACTGATCCATTTGGTTCCTCTGGGCCATTTAAGGTTTCTTCAGATACTAATTCTTCGAAGAAGGGTTCTGATAATTGGAGTGCATTCTAG
- the LOC107609626 gene encoding U-box domain-containing protein 44 codes for MMASSWDGSNDPGSQSDDSFHFDRLHIEPIYDAFVCPLTKQVMRDPVTLENGQTFEREAIEKWFKECKESGRQLVCPLTLQELKSAELNPSMALRNTIEEWTARNEAAQLDMARRSLNMGSPENDTLHTLKYIQHICRRSRSNKHNVRSAGLIPMIVDMLKSSSRKIRCRALETLRVVVEEDDENKELLAEGDTVRTVVKFLSHELSKEREEAVSLLYELSKSETLCEKIGSINGAILILVGMTSSNSEDLSTVEKADKTLENLEKCENNVRQMAENGRLKPLLTQLLEGPPETKLSMAGFLGELVLNNDVKVHVARTAGSSLINIMKSGNMQSREAALKALNQISCEPSAKVLIEAGILSPLVNDLFAVGPNQLPTRLKEVAATILANVVNSGEDFDSIPFGPGHQTLVSEDIVHNLLHLISNTGPAIECKLLQVLVGLTNSPTTVLSVVSAIKSSGATISLVQFIEAPQKDLRVASIRLLRNLSPHMGQELADALRGSVGQLSGLVKVISESTGITEEQAAAVGLLADLPERDLGLTRQLLDEGAFQLVISRVIAIRKGEIRSSRFMTPFLEGLVKILARVTYVIDQEPEALALCRDHNLAALFIEMLQTNGLDNVQMVSATALENLSQESKNLTKLPDLPPPGVCASIFTCCYTQPVITGLCRIHRGLCSLKETFCLFEGQAVLKLVALLDHTNVNVVEAALAALSTLIDDGVDIEQGVQVLLDAEGVRPILDVLLEKRTENLRRRAVWAVERLLRTEDIAYEVSGDQNVSTALVDAFQHGDYRTRQIAERALKHVDKIPNFSGIFPNMGGA; via the exons ATGATGGCTTCAAGCTGGGATGGAAGCAATGACCCTGGCAGCCAGTCAGATGATAGCTTTCATTTCGATAGGTTGCACATTGAGCCCATTTATGATGCTTTCGTGTGTCCTCTGACAAAGCAAGTTATGCGGGACCCTGTAACGTTAGAAAATGGACAGACTTTTGAACGTGAAGCAATTGAAAAGTGGTTCAAGGAATGCAAGGAAAGTGGACGGCAACTTGTTTGTCCGTTGACTCTGCAGGAGTTAAAGAGTGCAGAACTGAATCCAAGTATGGCTCTGCGAAACACCATTGAAGAGTGGACGGCCAGGAATGAAGCTGCACAGCTGGATATGGCTCGCCGCTCGTTGAATATGGGAAGTCCAGAAAATGATACGCTTCATACTTTAAAGTATATCCAGCACATATGCCGAAGAAGCAGGTCAAATAAGCATAATGTCCGCAGTGCAGGGCTCATACCCATGATTGTTGACATGTTGAAGAGCAGCAGCCGTAAGATACGATGTAGAGCTTTGGAAACTCTTAGAGTTGTGGTAGAGGAAGACGATGAAAATAAG GAATTGTTGGCTGAAGGTGACACTGTGCGTACAGTTGTAAAATTCCTGTCTCATGAGCTTTCAAAAGAAAGAGAGGAAGCTGTCTCTTTGCTTTATGAGCTCTCAAAATCTGAAACCCTATGTGAGAAGATTGGTTCAATTAATGGAGCTATTCTTATATTAGTTGGAATGACAAGCAGCAATTCAGAAGATCTTTCTACTGTTGAGAAGGCTGATAAAACATTGGAGAATCTGGAGAAGTGTGAGAATAACGTACGGCAGATGGCTGAAAATGGTAGATTGAAGCCTCTTCTGACCCAACTTCTTGAAG GTCCACCGGAAACAAAACTTTCAATGGCTGGATTCCTTGGTGAGCTGGTTTTGAACAATGACGTCAAAGTCCATGTTGCTAGAACTGCAGGTTCATCTTTGATCAATATAATGAAAAGTGGTAATATGCAGTCAAGAGAAGCTGCACTGAAGGCACTAAATCAGATATCGTGCGAGCCAAGTGCAAAGGTTCTTATCGAAGCGGGAATACTTTCTCCTCTTGTCAATGACCTTTTTGCAGTGGGTCCAAATCAGCTTCCAACACGATTAAAAGAGGTTGCTGCTACAATTCTTGCCAATGTGGTGAACTCAGGGGAAGACTTTGACTCAATTCCTTTCGGACCTGGTCACCAAACTCTGGTCTCAGAGGACATAGTTCATAATCTACTTCATCTCATAAGCAATACTGGTCCAGCAATTGAGTGCAAACTTCTCCAAGTTCTTGTCGGACTCACTAATTCTCCAACCACAGTTCTGAGTGTGGTTTCTGCTATCAAAAGTTCCGGCGCCACTATCAGTTTAGTTCAATTCATTGAGGCTCCACAGAAAGATCTGCGTGTAGCTTCCATAAGACTTCTTCGAAATCTCTCACCCCACATGGGTCAGGAACTAGCCGATGCTCTACGTGGCTCAGTCGGACAGCTTAGTGGTCTAGTTAAAGTCATATCAGAGAGTACAGGAATCACTGAAGAGCAGGCAGCAGCTGTTGGCCTTTTAGCGGATCTTCCTGAGAGGGATTTGGGACTCACAAGGCAGCTGCTAGATGAAGGTGCATTTCAGCTGGTCATATCTAGGGTGATTGCCATCAGGAAGGGTGAGATCAGGAGCAGTCGCTTCATGACACCATTTCTTGAAGGGCTTGTGAAGATTCTTGCAAGGGTTACATATGTCATAGATCAGGAGCCGGAAGCCCTTGCACTCTGTCGTGACCACAATCTTGCTGCATTGTTTATTGAAATGCTTCAAACTAACGGACTTGATAATGTACAGATGGTTTCCGCCACAGCTTTGGAGAATCTGTCCCAAGAGTCgaaaaatttaacaaagttgcctGATCTGCCACCGCCAGGTGTTTGTGCTTCAATCTTTACATGCTGTTACACACAACCGGTCATTACTGGACTGTGTAGGATTCACAGAGGGTTGTGCTCTTTAAAAGAAACATTTTGCCTTTTTGAAGGGCAAGCAGTCCTTAAGTTGGTAGCTCTACTGGACCACACGAATGTGAATGTAGTTGAGGCAGCACTTGCAGCCTTATCTACTCTTATAGATGATGGAGTGGATATTGAACAAGGAGTACAGGTGTTGTTGGATGCCGAGGGAGTGAGGCCTATACTCGATGTGTTACTCGAGAAACGGACAGAGAACTTGCGGAGGAGGGCAGTCTGGGCAGTGGAGAGATTGTTGCGAACAGAGGATATAGCCTATGAAGTTTCAGGCGATCAAAATGTGAGCACTGCACTTGTGGATGCTTTCCAGCATGGCGACTACCGAACAAGGCAGATTGCGGAGCGTGCCCTCAAGCATGTTGATAAGATACCAAACTTCTCCGGAATCTTCCCAAACATGGGAGGAGCGTAA
- the LOC107609714 gene encoding coiled-coil domain-containing protein 115 isoform X2 → MEERHFIPESGGDQEPSQEAVEVENRREVRLQPGAEEKLVLQFMDSLNSYLSLSHSLSSTLGQAWMELASARHSMGTARINTSLLDLKFHPASTTLKITEYDDAKAWFVLRKWVSSEEDEDSNSTKSSELADDDDVVVRRERAKSLSVFGILIPPKLRAAQLSFERALETLVEMANMRSSFLYSFHQLHQEVEDTKE, encoded by the exons ATGGAGGAACGGCATTTCATTCCCGAAAGTGGCGGCGATCAAGAACCATCGCAGGAGGCGGTTGAAGTTGAGAATCGACGGGAAGTGCGACTCCAGCCTGGAGCTGAAGAGAAACTCGTGTTGCAATTCATGGACTCGCTTAATAGCTATCTTtccctctctcactctctctcttccacACTTGGACAA GCATGGATGGAATTAGCAAGTGCGAGGCATTCCATGGGAACTGCACGCATTAATACTTCTCTTTTGGACCTCAAATTCCATCCAGCTTCTACAACGTTGAAGATTACCGAATATGATG ATGCAAAAGCATGGTTCGTGTTGCGTAAATGGGtatcctctgaagaagatgaagatagtAATAGCACCAAATCTTCTG AACTcgcagatgatgatgatgtagta GTTCGAAGGGAGCGAGCGAAGTCATTGTCAGTCTTTGGAATTTTAATTCCGCCAAAGCTTCGAGCCGCCCAACTGTCATTTGAGAGAG CACTAGAGACACTAGTAGAAATGGCAAATATGCGATCGTCATTCCTATATTCGTTTCACCAACTTCATCAAGAGGTAGAAGATACTAAGGAATAG
- the LOC107609714 gene encoding uncharacterized protein LOC107609714 isoform X1: MEERHFIPESGGDQEPSQEAVEVENRREVRLQPGAEEKLVLQFMDSLNSYLSLSHSLSSTLGQAWMELASARHSMGTARINTSLLDLKFHPASTTLKITEYDVDSVDAKAWFVLRKWVSSEEDEDSNSTKSSELADDDDVVVRRERAKSLSVFGILIPPKLRAAQLSFERALETLVEMANMRSSFLYSFHQLHQEVEDTKE; encoded by the exons ATGGAGGAACGGCATTTCATTCCCGAAAGTGGCGGCGATCAAGAACCATCGCAGGAGGCGGTTGAAGTTGAGAATCGACGGGAAGTGCGACTCCAGCCTGGAGCTGAAGAGAAACTCGTGTTGCAATTCATGGACTCGCTTAATAGCTATCTTtccctctctcactctctctcttccacACTTGGACAA GCATGGATGGAATTAGCAAGTGCGAGGCATTCCATGGGAACTGCACGCATTAATACTTCTCTTTTGGACCTCAAATTCCATCCAGCTTCTACAACGTTGAAGATTACCGAATATGATG TTGATTCGGTAGATGCAAAAGCATGGTTCGTGTTGCGTAAATGGGtatcctctgaagaagatgaagatagtAATAGCACCAAATCTTCTG AACTcgcagatgatgatgatgtagta GTTCGAAGGGAGCGAGCGAAGTCATTGTCAGTCTTTGGAATTTTAATTCCGCCAAAGCTTCGAGCCGCCCAACTGTCATTTGAGAGAG CACTAGAGACACTAGTAGAAATGGCAAATATGCGATCGTCATTCCTATATTCGTTTCACCAACTTCATCAAGAGGTAGAAGATACTAAGGAATAG
- the LOC107609801 gene encoding WUSCHEL-related homeobox 8 codes for MEAEQATSGANNGIGSLYMKVMTDEQLEMLRQQISVYATICDRLVEMHKSITTQQDLAGMRLGNLYCDPLMACSGHKITARQRWTPTPLQLQILERIFDEGNGTPNKQKIKEITLELGQHGQISETNVYNWFQNRRARSKRKQLLPSQNNLEAEADVEVESPKEKKMPEIQETIHQVPSYENLSHSPDIGFEQLMSKLETGGCYGSYFL; via the exons atGGAGGCAGAGCAAGCCACATCAGGAGCTAACAATGGAATCGGAAGCTTATACATGAAAGTGATGACCGATGAACAACTGGAAATGCTGCGGCAACAGATATCGGTCTACGCCACCATCTGCGACCGCCTGGTTGAGATGCACAAATCTATCACCACTCAGCAAGACCTCGCAG GAATGAGGTTAGGGAATTTATACTGTGATCCTCTCATGGCGTGCTCCGGCCACAAGATAACGGCGAGGCAGCGGTGGACGCCGACGCCTCTTCAACTTCAAATTCTGGAGCGTATATTTGACGAAGGGAATGGCACTCCAAACAAGCAGAAGATCAAGGAGATAACCCTTGAGCTTGGCCAACATGGCCAGATTTCAGAGACTAATGTCTATAATTGGTTCCAGAATCGAAGAGCACGTTCCAAGCGCAAGCAACTGCTTCCCTCCCAGAATAATCTAGAAGCAGAAGCAGATGTAGAAGTAGAGTCTCCAAAGGAGAAAAAGATGCCAGAAATTCAAGAAACAATTCATCAAGTTCCTTCCTATGAGAACTTGTCCCACAGTCCTGATATAG GATTTGAACAACTGATGAGTAAACTAGAAACTGGAGGCTGCTATGGTTCTTATTTTCTTTAG
- the LOC107609625 gene encoding F-box/kelch-repeat protein At5g42350, whose translation MFSEGLGADESLCQDVHSLSVSKRLVRSVSQKLRKKNNRSAGEEDDDLKGVALRCLTLYSRGGGCKVGADTSDEFSDSNGRRRSSASEEGRGYKPICGPEETAVDCFSYGVRDIFWRRHSRKNSEIEELAANTRMHIFLPDDVLEMCLVRLPLTSLMNARLVCKKWRALTTTPRFLQMRREGSYQNPWLFLFGAVKDGFCSGEIHALDVSMNQWHRIDAEYLRGRFLFSVASIQDDIFIVGGCSSLSSFGRVDRSSFKTHKGVVVFSPLTKSWRKIPSMKYARSVPILGVSEVSSDFPTCQGHQSRQDRRPRSRIGGVSDVYEDPHKLSMRRHCRSSFNESEASSVTSRRTYKFLRQKSDHSSSKGSRRVLLIAVGGLGSWDEPLDSGEIYDSVSNKWTEIQRLPFDFGVACSGIVCGKMFYVYSETDKLAAYDVERGFWISIQTSPFPPRVLEYYPKLVSSDGRLFMLSVSWCEGDGQIGRRNKAVRKLWELDLMYLTWTEVSVHPDAPMDWNAVFVADKSLIFGIEMFKIFGQVLDFFTVCDVSDMARWHHISRNHVTHVLDASSCLTKTVAVLHL comes from the coding sequence ATGTTTTCTGAAGGATTGGGGGCAGACGAATCTCTTTGTCAAGATGTCCATAGTTTGAGCGTGTCCAAGCGTCTTGTGAGGAGTGTCAGCCAGAAGCTGAGAAAGAAGAATAACAGAAGTGCGGGGGAAGAAGATGATGATCTGAAGGGTGTTGCTTTGAGATGCCTAACTCTGTACAGTCGAGGTGGGGGCTGCAAGGTAGGCGCCGACACCAGTGATGAATTCAGTGATTCAAATGGTAGGAGGAGATCGAGTGCCAGTGAAGAGGGTAGGGGATATAAACCTATTTGTGGCCCTGAAGAAACTGCCGTGGATTGTTTCTCGTATGGGGTGAGGGACATATTTTGGCGGAGACACTCTAGAAAGAATTCTGAAATTGAAGAATTGGCAGCAAATACTAGAATGCATATCTTTCTCCCGGACGATGTTCTGGAAATGTGTTTGGTCCGGCTCCCGTTGACAAGTCTCATGAATGCTCGCCTTGTGTGCAAGAAATGGAGGGCATTGACTACCACTCCTAGATTCCTCCAAATGAGAAGAGAGGGTTCATATCAAAATCCATGGCTGTTTCTGTTTGGTGCAGTTAAAGATGGCTTTTGCTCTGGGGAGATACATGCATTGGATGTGTCTATGAATCAATGGCATAGGATAGATGCCGAATACCTAAGGGGAAGGTTCTTGTTCTCTGTTGCCAGTATACAGGATGATATCTTCATTGTTGGAGGATGTTCTAGCCTGAGCAGCTTTGGGAGGGTGGATAGGAGCTCATTCAAGACGCACAAAGGGGTGGTCGTATTTAGTCCCTTGACGAAATCTTGGCGTAAAATACCATCTATGAAATATGCAAGATCAGTTCCTATATTAGGAGTTTCTGAGGTCAGTTCGGATTTCCCAACATGTCAAGGTCATCAAAGCCGGCAGGATAGACGTCCAAGATCAAGGATCGGTGGGGTGTCGGATGTCTATGAGGATCCTCATAAGCTCTCAATGAGACGTCATTGCAGATCTTCTTTCAATGAGAGTGAAGCTTCATCTGTTACCAGTAGAAGGACATACAAATTCCTTAGACAAAAGAGTGATCATTCAAGTTCAAAGGGAAGTAGAAGAGTTTTGCTGATAGCTGTAGGAGGTCTGGGATCATGGGACGAGCCTCTGGACTCTGGAGAAATATATGATTCTGTATCAAATAAATGGACTGAAATCCAGCGATTGCCTTTTGATTTTGGGGTTGCATGCTCTGGAATTGTTTGTGGCAAGATGTTTTATGTTTATTCCGAGACGGACAAGCTTGCGGCTTATGATGTTGAACGGGGATTCTGGATATCAATTCAAACCTCTCCATTTCCGCCCCGTGTTCTTGAATACTACCCCAAACTTGTATCTTCCGATGGCCGTCTTTTCATGCTCTCTGTGTCCTGGTGTGAAGGGGATGGTCAAATCGGGCGCCGGAACAAGGCTGTTAGAAAATTATGGGAGTTAGATCTCATGTATCTTACCTGGACTGAAGTCTCAGTGCATCCTGATGCCCCAATGGATTGGAATGCAGTATTTGTGGCAGACAAAAGCCTTATTTTTGGGATAGAGATGTTCAAGATATTTGGTCAGGTGTTGGATTTTTTCACTGTATGTGATGTGTCTGATATGGCACGCTGGCACCATATTTCAAGGAATCATGTCACTCATGTGCTGGATGCTTCTTCTTGCTTGACCAAAACTGTGGCAGTGCTACATCTTTGA